The Virgibacillus phasianinus genome includes a window with the following:
- the mdh gene encoding malate dehydrogenase, with protein sequence MGITRKKISVIGSGFTGATTALMIAQKELGDVVLVDIPNMEDPTKGKALDMLEASPIQGFDAKITGTANYEDTKDSDLVLITAGIARKPGMSRDDLVNTNAKIMKSVAGEIAKYAPESLIVVLSNPVDAMTYTAFKESGFPKERVIGQSGVLDTGRFRTFIAQELNLSVKDITGFVLGGHGDDMVPLIRYSYAGGIPLEKLISKERLDEIVARTRKGGGEIVGLLGNGSAYYAPAASLTVMAEAILKDQRRVIPAIAYLEGEYGYSDIYLGVPTILGGNGIEDIIELDLTDDEKAALDKSAESVKNVLNVLQ encoded by the coding sequence ATGGGTATTACACGGAAGAAGATTTCAGTAATTGGTTCAGGGTTTACTGGAGCTACCACAGCTTTGATGATTGCACAAAAAGAACTTGGTGACGTTGTTTTAGTTGATATTCCCAACATGGAGGATCCAACAAAAGGAAAAGCATTAGATATGCTTGAAGCTAGTCCTATCCAGGGTTTTGATGCAAAAATTACTGGTACAGCTAACTATGAAGACACAAAGGATTCAGATTTAGTACTAATTACGGCAGGTATTGCTCGTAAACCAGGTATGAGTCGTGATGATCTAGTAAATACGAATGCAAAAATTATGAAGTCTGTAGCCGGTGAAATTGCTAAATATGCACCAGAATCGTTAATTGTTGTCTTATCAAATCCAGTGGATGCGATGACATACACAGCATTTAAAGAATCTGGATTCCCGAAAGAACGTGTTATCGGTCAATCTGGTGTGCTTGATACGGGACGTTTCCGCACATTTATCGCACAGGAATTGAACCTTTCTGTTAAGGATATTACAGGATTCGTACTTGGCGGCCACGGTGACGATATGGTACCATTAATCCGCTATTCTTATGCCGGTGGTATTCCACTAGAAAAACTTATTTCAAAAGAGCGATTAGATGAAATTGTTGCGCGCACACGTAAAGGTGGCGGTGAGATTGTCGGCCTGCTGGGTAACGGCAGTGCATATTACGCCCCTGCAGCTTCATTGACTGTCATGGCTGAAGCTATTCTTAAAGATCAGCGTCGTGTAATTCCAGCGATTGCTTACCTGGAAGGTGAATACGGTTATTCCGACATCTATCTCGGTGTTCCAACTATACTTGGTGGAAACGGAATTGAAGATATTATTGAATTAGACCTGACAGATGATGAGAAAGCTGCATTGGACAAATCAGCAGAATCTGTTAAGAATGTGCTAAATGTATTACAATAA
- the icd gene encoding NADP-dependent isocitrate dehydrogenase translates to MAQGERITVENGHMSVPDRPIIPFIEGDGTGPDIWAAASKVIEAAVEKAYNGAKAIEWKEVYAGQKAYDKTGEWLPSETLDVIRDYKIAIKGPLTTPIGGGIRSLNVALRQELDLFTCLRPVRYFNGVPSPVKRPEDVDMVIFRENTEDIYAGIEWQKGTPEVKKVIEFLKNEMDVHNIRFPETSGIGIKPVSEEGTKRLVRSSIEYAINEGRKSVTLVHKGNIMKFTEGAFKAWGYELAEEEFGDKVFTWAEYDRIVEKEGKEAANKAQDEAIKNGKILVKDSIADIFLQQILTRPDEFDVVATMNLNGDYVSDALAAQVGGIGIAPGANINFETGHAIFEATHGTAPKYAGMDKVNPSSIILSAVLMLEHLEWREAADLISKAMDKTIASKVVTYDFARLMEGATEVKCSEFGQELIKNMD, encoded by the coding sequence ATGGCACAAGGAGAAAGAATTACTGTGGAAAATGGACATATGAGTGTTCCAGATCGTCCAATTATTCCATTTATCGAAGGGGATGGAACAGGCCCCGATATTTGGGCTGCTGCCAGTAAAGTAATCGAAGCAGCTGTTGAGAAGGCTTATAATGGAGCAAAAGCAATTGAGTGGAAAGAAGTTTATGCTGGCCAAAAGGCTTACGATAAAACTGGTGAGTGGTTACCTTCTGAAACTCTTGATGTGATTCGTGACTATAAAATTGCGATTAAAGGACCACTTACGACTCCAATCGGTGGTGGAATTCGTTCATTAAACGTAGCTTTACGCCAGGAATTAGACCTGTTTACATGTTTACGTCCGGTACGTTACTTCAATGGTGTTCCATCACCAGTAAAACGCCCTGAGGACGTAGATATGGTGATTTTCCGTGAAAATACAGAAGATATTTATGCTGGTATTGAGTGGCAAAAAGGCACACCAGAAGTTAAAAAGGTAATTGAATTCTTGAAGAATGAAATGGATGTTCATAATATCCGCTTCCCTGAAACATCTGGAATTGGAATTAAACCTGTTTCCGAAGAGGGTACAAAACGCCTTGTTCGCTCAAGTATTGAATATGCAATTAATGAAGGACGCAAAAGCGTTACATTAGTCCACAAAGGTAACATTATGAAATTCACTGAAGGTGCTTTCAAAGCTTGGGGTTATGAGCTAGCGGAAGAAGAATTTGGTGATAAGGTATTTACATGGGCTGAATATGACCGCATTGTTGAAAAAGAAGGTAAGGAAGCAGCTAATAAAGCGCAGGATGAAGCAATCAAAAACGGAAAAATTCTTGTGAAAGATTCCATTGCAGATATTTTCCTACAACAAATCTTAACTCGTCCTGATGAATTTGATGTAGTTGCTACAATGAATTTAAATGGAGACTATGTGTCAGATGCTTTAGCAGCACAAGTTGGCGGAATTGGTATTGCACCGGGAGCAAACATTAACTTTGAAACTGGTCATGCAATTTTCGAAGCAACACATGGTACTGCACCTAAGTACGCTGGAATGGACAAAGTAAATCCATCATCAATCATTCTTTCGGCTGTTCTTATGCTTGAACACCTTGAGTGGAGAGAAGCGGCAGATTTAATTTCAAAAGCAATGGATAAAACTATTGCATCAAAAGTTGTAACGTATGACTTTGCCCGTCTAATGGAGGGTGCAACAGAAGTTAAGTGTTCTGAGTTTGGTCAAGAACTAATCAAAAATATGGATTAA
- the mutM gene encoding DNA-formamidopyrimidine glycosylase, translating into MPELPEVETVRQTLKRLVLNKTISNVEVFWPNIIKRPDDVKEFKHLLHQQTILDIKRKGKFILFELSDYVLISHLRMEGKYSVHGGEEPVKKHTHVIFSFTDGAQLRYNDVRKFGTMHIVDKGTELNLKPLNQLGPDPFDDAFTFDYFYKKLHKTDRVIKAALLDQSIVAGLGNIYVDETLFQAGVSPLKKANRLTKKEVKAIQEKAKTILQHAIELGGTTIRTYVNSSGEMGMFQQTLYVYGQENNPCKNCGKPIVKMKIGGRGTHVCMNCQK; encoded by the coding sequence ATGCCAGAATTACCGGAAGTGGAAACAGTAAGACAAACATTAAAACGTTTGGTTCTAAATAAAACCATCAGTAACGTGGAGGTATTTTGGCCAAATATTATTAAACGGCCCGATGATGTGAAGGAATTTAAACATCTATTACACCAACAGACAATACTGGATATCAAAAGAAAAGGCAAGTTTATTTTGTTTGAGCTCTCGGATTATGTACTGATTTCACATCTTCGAATGGAAGGGAAATATAGCGTACATGGGGGCGAGGAACCTGTAAAGAAACATACACATGTTATCTTTTCGTTCACTGATGGGGCACAGCTTCGCTACAACGATGTGCGTAAGTTTGGAACCATGCATATAGTTGATAAAGGAACGGAATTGAACCTGAAGCCGCTAAATCAGTTGGGTCCGGATCCATTTGATGATGCATTTACATTTGATTATTTTTATAAGAAATTGCATAAGACGGACCGTGTGATTAAAGCGGCACTGCTTGATCAATCAATTGTTGCTGGTCTCGGGAATATCTATGTTGATGAGACGCTGTTTCAAGCCGGGGTTAGCCCGTTGAAGAAAGCAAACCGTCTTACCAAAAAAGAAGTAAAAGCAATTCAGGAAAAAGCGAAAACGATTCTTCAACATGCAATTGAACTTGGTGGAACTACTATTAGGACTTACGTGAACAGCAGTGGTGAAATGGGAATGTTCCAGCAAACGTTATATGTGTATGGACAGGAAAATAACCCATGCAAGAATTGTGGAAAGCCAATTGTTAAAATGAAAATTGGCGGACGTGGTACACATGTGTGCATGAACTGCCAAAAATAG
- a CDS encoding response regulator transcription factor: MKQKILIVDDEVSIVTLLTYNMELAGYEADYAYDGLEAIKKARASHFDLIILDLMLPEMDGMEVCKFLRANRVDTPILMLTAKEDEVDKILGLELGADDYLTKPFSPKEVIARTKAIIRRSGQSRQSGNSTMKIGDLIIYPERYEAEMFGATITFTRKEFELLHYLANHLGNVLSRDQLLSAVWNYDFAGDTRIVDVHVSHLREKIEPDSKQPSYIKTIRGLGYKLEEPK; encoded by the coding sequence GTGAAACAAAAAATTCTGATAGTCGATGATGAAGTTTCAATCGTAACGTTACTTACTTATAATATGGAACTGGCAGGATATGAAGCTGATTATGCCTACGATGGTCTCGAAGCGATAAAAAAAGCACGGGCATCACATTTTGATTTAATCATATTGGACTTGATGCTGCCGGAAATGGATGGAATGGAAGTTTGTAAATTCCTTAGGGCCAATCGTGTTGATACACCAATTTTAATGTTAACAGCCAAGGAAGATGAGGTAGATAAAATTCTTGGTCTAGAACTTGGGGCAGATGATTATCTAACTAAGCCCTTTAGCCCCAAAGAGGTAATCGCAAGGACCAAAGCAATTATTAGACGTTCAGGACAGTCCCGGCAATCAGGAAATTCTACGATGAAAATTGGCGATTTGATCATTTATCCCGAACGATATGAAGCTGAAATGTTTGGGGCTACCATTACATTCACCCGAAAAGAATTTGAACTGCTCCATTATTTAGCGAATCATTTAGGAAATGTATTATCAAGAGATCAATTATTAAGCGCTGTTTGGAACTATGATTTTGCTGGGGACACAAGAATTGTTGACGTTCATGTTAGTCATTTAAGGGAAAAAATTGAACCAGATTCTAAGCAGCCAAGTTACATTAAAACGATACGGGGCCTGGGGTACAAATTGGAGGAACCAAAATAA
- a CDS encoding MaoC/PaaZ C-terminal domain-containing protein, producing MLGKKRKIGKKIDQLQVGDSYTSVQSIEDKDLLLYLGLTNDANPLYIQHDYASQTPYKQPVVPSVMLLGMVSSIVSMHLPGPGSHIISQEISYPNPVFHSSEVTFSVEITEINMDNHFIFLSVDGYNIDGDTVITGKLKVCPAYKSNSINASSLENFL from the coding sequence GTGCTAGGAAAAAAGAGAAAAATAGGAAAAAAGATAGATCAATTGCAGGTGGGAGATTCCTATACATCCGTGCAAAGTATAGAAGACAAAGATCTATTACTGTATCTTGGGCTAACAAACGACGCGAATCCTTTATATATTCAGCATGATTATGCATCACAGACTCCATACAAACAGCCGGTAGTTCCATCAGTAATGCTATTAGGTATGGTATCATCTATCGTTTCTATGCATTTACCCGGGCCGGGAAGTCATATCATTTCTCAGGAGATATCATATCCAAACCCCGTATTTCATAGCTCAGAAGTAACGTTTTCAGTAGAAATTACTGAAATAAACATGGACAATCATTTTATTTTCTTATCGGTAGACGGCTATAACATTGATGGAGATACCGTTATTACTGGGAAATTAAAGGTTTGTCCCGCTTATAAATCAAATTCGATTAATGCAAGTTCATTAGAAAATTTCTTATAA
- the pnpS gene encoding two-component system histidine kinase PnpS: MRYILRKPLITYVIGILIVVLLTGAVISRFTSELIILFAVLLVQFVIVILMLLHIFEKYMKPIRKATKTVDELVKGNYRARIHHASNGSVGELSNKINILARNLSELTIQEDIHEKQLVTVIDNTESGLVLIDEKGYIHLVNRKFISLFGNTPKDYKGHLYYDVLDNEKIHHLVQQTFLYEENVKESFTQIINFDKKYIQIIGAPIFNEKKMLKGAVLVFYDITELKKLELTRKDFVANVSHELKTPITSIKGFAETLLDNKENNPEVVEKFHQIIYDESDRLQILIQDLLTLSKLEKDEFELQVTDFHIGKVIEEVIAVIHQQAEQKGLNLTVDVEKDIKVKADREQMKQVLFNLLANAVSYTPGKGEITLMIEKTDSNMHIAVSDSGIGIGEEAIPRLFERFYRVDKARSRNTGGTGLGLAIVKHIVEVHEGKIKVDSELDKGSTFHVYIPTNLG, translated from the coding sequence ATGCGGTATATACTTAGAAAACCCCTGATTACATATGTTATTGGTATTTTAATCGTTGTGTTATTGACTGGGGCAGTAATCAGCCGGTTTACATCAGAACTTATTATTCTATTCGCGGTACTGCTAGTTCAATTTGTAATTGTTATTCTCATGCTGTTACATATTTTTGAAAAATATATGAAACCAATACGAAAAGCAACAAAAACTGTTGATGAGTTAGTTAAAGGTAATTATCGCGCACGTATCCACCATGCTTCAAATGGAAGTGTCGGTGAGCTTAGCAATAAAATCAACATCCTGGCACGAAATCTTAGTGAGCTTACGATTCAGGAAGATATTCATGAAAAACAATTGGTTACGGTTATTGATAATACAGAGAGTGGACTTGTTTTAATCGATGAAAAAGGATATATACACCTGGTAAATCGTAAGTTTATTTCGTTATTTGGTAATACACCGAAAGATTATAAAGGTCACCTCTATTACGATGTTCTGGACAATGAAAAGATCCACCATCTTGTACAGCAAACATTTCTTTATGAAGAAAATGTAAAGGAATCATTTACCCAAATTATAAACTTCGATAAAAAATATATCCAAATAATTGGAGCTCCCATATTTAACGAAAAAAAAATGCTGAAGGGTGCCGTACTGGTTTTTTACGATATTACTGAATTAAAGAAGCTGGAATTGACTCGAAAAGATTTCGTCGCCAATGTCTCACATGAATTGAAAACACCGATTACCTCAATCAAAGGGTTTGCCGAAACGCTTTTGGATAACAAGGAAAACAATCCCGAGGTAGTCGAAAAGTTTCATCAAATCATTTATGATGAAAGCGATCGTCTCCAAATTTTAATACAGGATTTATTGACACTTTCAAAATTGGAGAAAGATGAATTCGAATTGCAGGTAACTGATTTCCACATAGGTAAGGTTATTGAAGAGGTAATAGCCGTGATTCATCAGCAAGCGGAACAAAAAGGGTTGAATCTTACAGTGGATGTGGAAAAGGATATAAAAGTGAAAGCTGACAGAGAGCAGATGAAACAGGTACTGTTTAACCTGCTGGCTAATGCGGTAAGTTATACACCGGGAAAAGGCGAAATTACGCTAATGATTGAAAAGACCGATTCGAATATGCATATAGCAGTGAGTGATTCAGGCATAGGAATTGGTGAAGAAGCGATTCCAAGATTGTTTGAACGTTTCTACCGGGTGGATAAGGCGAGAAGCCGTAACACCGGCGGCACTGGTTTAGGCCTGGCCATCGTAAAACATATCGTAGAAGTGCACGAAGGTAAAATCAAGGTTGATAGCGAATTAGATAAAGGATCAACCTTCCATGTGTATATCCCAACAAATTTGGGGTGA
- the polA gene encoding DNA polymerase I, with protein sequence MSNKLVLIDGNSIIYRAFFALPLLNNDKGVYTNAVYGFTTMLLRILEDEKPTHMLVAFDAGKTTFRHKTYQEYKGGRQKTPPELSEQFPLLKELLDAFDISHYQLDQYEADDIIGTLATSGQGEKWDVTVISGDKDLLQLVSDKVTVNLTRKGISEIEAYTPTFLNEKMEITPEQIIELKALMGDNSDNIPGVPGVGQKTATKLLKQFYTLDGVYEHMDEVSGKKLKEKLTDHKEDAYMSRDLVTINTESPIEIGLKDIPYDGYQSNKVSAIFKDLGFQSLLARVNGEEDTSDQLQDSIQEIEFEVLEHVTEDIFTGKESLVVETMDDNYHQAKIEGFGIANEAKAYFIPADVALQSEEFKTWATDKTKDKYLFDAKGALVALLNQDIHLHGIQFDMLLASYLLNPAENHHDIPAIGHRLGNKNVLFDEEVYGKGAKSAIPEQEKFAEHLARKARVLYDVKSKMDSELKNNELFSLYKELEMPLALILGDVEHTGVKIDIERLKKMRGELKERLDEIEANIYELAGETFNLNSPKQLGPILFEKLELPVIKKTKTGYSTAADVLEQLQGEHEIIPKLLLYRQLSKLQSTYLEGLLKVVNKDTNKIHTRYNQALAQTGRLSSVDPNLQNIPIRLEEGRKIRQAFIPSKENWIMFAADYSQIELRVLAHIAEDDKLIEAFRNDLDIHTQTAMDVFHVNADEVTANMRRQAKAVNFGIVYGISDYGLSQSLGITRKEAKKFIDRYLESYPGVKSYMSTSIQEAKHQGFVSTIMNRRRYLPDITSRNFNKRSFAERTAMNTPIQGSAADIIKKAMIDLYEKLKDENLQARILLQVHDELILEAPKEELDKLKEVVPEVMENTVPLDVPLKVDYAFGDSWFDAK encoded by the coding sequence ATGTCGAATAAACTCGTTTTAATTGATGGAAATAGTATTATTTACCGTGCATTTTTTGCTTTGCCATTACTGAATAATGACAAAGGTGTTTACACAAATGCCGTTTATGGCTTTACAACAATGCTGCTTCGAATTTTAGAAGATGAAAAGCCTACACATATGCTGGTGGCTTTTGACGCTGGAAAAACAACTTTCCGCCATAAGACTTATCAGGAATATAAAGGTGGCAGGCAAAAAACACCGCCGGAACTATCAGAGCAATTCCCATTACTTAAGGAACTATTAGATGCATTTGATATTTCACATTATCAGTTAGACCAATATGAAGCTGATGATATTATTGGAACGCTAGCCACGAGTGGACAAGGAGAAAAATGGGATGTCACAGTTATTTCCGGGGACAAGGATTTACTTCAGCTTGTTTCGGATAAGGTAACAGTAAATTTAACAAGAAAAGGCATAAGTGAAATAGAAGCATACACGCCAACGTTTTTAAATGAAAAAATGGAGATAACACCAGAACAAATAATTGAGTTGAAAGCATTGATGGGAGACAACTCAGATAATATCCCCGGTGTTCCAGGTGTTGGGCAAAAAACAGCGACCAAACTGTTGAAACAATTTTATACACTTGATGGTGTATATGAACACATGGATGAAGTAAGTGGGAAAAAACTGAAAGAGAAACTTACTGATCATAAAGAAGATGCATACATGAGTAGGGATTTAGTTACCATAAACACCGAATCCCCAATTGAAATAGGGTTGAAAGATATCCCTTACGATGGGTACCAGTCCAACAAGGTAAGTGCCATATTTAAAGATCTAGGCTTTCAATCGTTGTTAGCCAGAGTGAATGGTGAGGAAGACACGTCAGATCAACTACAGGATTCAATTCAGGAAATTGAGTTTGAAGTTTTGGAACACGTAACAGAAGATATATTTACTGGGAAAGAATCGTTAGTAGTTGAAACGATGGATGACAACTATCATCAGGCAAAAATTGAAGGATTTGGAATTGCTAATGAAGCAAAAGCCTATTTTATTCCTGCTGATGTTGCCTTACAATCGGAAGAATTCAAAACATGGGCAACCGACAAAACAAAGGATAAGTACCTATTTGATGCGAAGGGCGCCTTAGTAGCATTATTAAATCAGGATATTCATCTACACGGAATACAATTTGACATGCTTTTGGCTTCATACTTATTGAATCCAGCTGAAAACCATCATGATATACCAGCGATCGGTCACAGGCTTGGAAACAAGAATGTCTTATTTGATGAGGAAGTATACGGGAAAGGCGCTAAGTCCGCTATACCCGAACAAGAAAAATTTGCTGAACACCTTGCACGAAAAGCCCGTGTTCTTTATGATGTCAAATCTAAAATGGACTCGGAATTGAAAAATAATGAACTGTTTTCATTATATAAAGAGCTCGAAATGCCGCTTGCATTGATTCTTGGAGACGTGGAGCATACCGGTGTAAAAATCGATATAGAACGGCTGAAGAAAATGCGTGGCGAATTAAAAGAGCGATTGGATGAGATTGAAGCAAATATCTATGAGCTTGCTGGTGAGACATTTAATTTAAACTCACCTAAACAACTGGGACCGATTTTATTCGAAAAACTGGAACTACCAGTAATAAAGAAAACAAAAACGGGTTATTCTACTGCAGCAGATGTGCTGGAACAACTGCAGGGGGAGCATGAAATAATTCCTAAATTACTTTTGTACCGTCAATTAAGCAAACTGCAATCCACATACCTTGAAGGATTGCTAAAAGTGGTTAATAAAGATACAAACAAAATTCATACGCGCTATAATCAGGCTTTAGCACAAACGGGTAGACTTAGTTCTGTTGACCCTAACCTGCAGAATATACCTATCCGACTGGAAGAGGGAAGAAAAATCAGGCAGGCCTTCATCCCTTCAAAAGAGAATTGGATTATGTTTGCAGCAGATTATTCACAAATAGAATTAAGAGTACTAGCCCACATTGCTGAAGACGATAAATTAATTGAGGCTTTTCGCAATGATTTGGACATTCATACCCAAACTGCTATGGATGTTTTTCATGTGAATGCAGATGAAGTTACTGCCAACATGCGCAGACAGGCGAAAGCAGTTAACTTTGGTATCGTTTATGGGATAAGTGATTATGGACTCTCACAAAGTTTGGGCATAACACGAAAAGAGGCCAAGAAGTTTATTGATCGTTATTTAGAAAGTTATCCTGGGGTTAAATCTTATATGAGTACAAGCATTCAGGAAGCTAAACATCAGGGGTTTGTTTCAACAATAATGAACAGAAGACGTTATTTGCCAGATATAACTAGCAGGAATTTTAATAAACGAAGTTTTGCAGAACGAACAGCAATGAACACTCCGATTCAAGGGAGTGCTGCAGATATTATCAAAAAAGCGATGATCGATTTATATGAAAAATTAAAGGATGAAAATCTTCAGGCACGCATTCTATTACAGGTACACGATGAATTAATACTTGAAGCACCGAAAGAGGAACTTGATAAATTAAAAGAGGTTGTGCCAGAAGTAATGGAGAATACCGTACCTTTAGATGTTCCATTGAAGGTTGATTACGCATTTGGTGATAGCTGGTTCGATGCAAAGTAA
- the citZ gene encoding citrate synthase produces the protein MTTTKGLEGVVATQSSISSIIDDQLTYVGYRIDDLAENSSFEEVVYLLWNLKLPTKSELDSFKAELALNMELPDAVTEHLRSYDLSSVHPMAALRTAISLLGLYDEEADVMEEDANKRKAIRIQAKIATIVTAFARIRQGKDPVKPKKELGFAANFLYMLNGEEGKDIEIEAVNKALVLHADHELNASTFTARVCVATLSDIYSGVTAAIGALKGPLHGGANERVMKMLTEIGEEDNAIPYIKEKIEQKEKIMGMGHRVYQNGDPRAKHLKRMSKELTKITGQAKWYNMSIKIEDFIKEEKGLPANVDFYSASVYHSLGIDHDLFTPLFAVSRVSGWLAHILEQYSNNRLIRPRAEYIGPKTQDYVAIENRG, from the coding sequence ATGACAACAACAAAAGGTCTCGAAGGGGTTGTAGCAACTCAATCGTCAATTAGTTCCATCATAGATGATCAACTTACATACGTTGGTTACAGAATTGATGATTTAGCCGAGAATTCAAGCTTTGAGGAAGTTGTTTATTTATTATGGAACCTTAAGCTGCCGACAAAGTCTGAACTTGATTCATTTAAAGCGGAATTAGCTTTAAATATGGAGCTTCCAGATGCTGTGACTGAACATTTACGTTCATATGATTTGTCTTCTGTTCACCCAATGGCTGCTTTACGCACAGCAATATCATTACTTGGACTTTATGATGAAGAAGCCGACGTAATGGAAGAGGATGCTAATAAACGGAAAGCAATTCGAATTCAAGCAAAAATCGCAACAATTGTAACTGCTTTCGCACGTATCCGCCAAGGGAAAGATCCGGTAAAACCGAAGAAAGAATTAGGATTTGCTGCTAACTTCTTATACATGTTGAATGGTGAAGAAGGTAAAGACATTGAAATTGAAGCAGTTAATAAAGCGCTCGTCCTTCATGCAGATCATGAATTGAATGCGTCAACATTTACAGCGCGTGTTTGCGTAGCAACACTTTCAGATATTTATTCTGGTGTGACTGCAGCAATTGGAGCGTTAAAAGGTCCACTTCATGGTGGTGCCAATGAACGTGTAATGAAGATGTTGACTGAAATTGGTGAAGAAGACAATGCAATTCCTTACATTAAAGAAAAAATAGAACAAAAAGAGAAAATAATGGGTATGGGACACCGGGTATATCAAAATGGTGATCCACGTGCGAAACATTTAAAGCGCATGTCTAAAGAATTAACTAAAATAACCGGACAGGCTAAATGGTATAACATGTCCATTAAAATTGAAGATTTCATCAAAGAGGAAAAAGGATTACCAGCAAACGTTGATTTTTATTCCGCATCTGTATACCACAGCTTAGGAATCGATCACGATTTATTCACGCCTCTTTTTGCAGTTAGTCGTGTTTCCGGCTGGCTGGCACATATTTTGGAGCAATATTCCAACAACCGCTTGATTCGCCCACGTGCTGAGTACATTGGTCCAAAAACACAAGATTACGTAGCAATTGAAAATCGCGGATAA
- the ytvI gene encoding sporulation integral membrane protein YtvI: MYPQYIDRILRFLFVFFIFIASFFLIKYSLIYLYPFIIAFLCGFILQPSIHILEDFCRFPRFLATLFALAIFLLVSVFCIAIIVNELMHGTAYLANHLPAYFKDFISLCEAYFHSTILPLYNKLAAFFNSLDPSQQQAINSSLEKITNQITTSGSTLIKGFLLNVPEVISILPSSLTIFTVTLIATFLIAKDWNRLNRLAVQTIPYLNKAVVHDLSKHIKSSLTGFLRAQVVLMLITAASIYIGLSLLKVKYALTVAILAALLDLLPYIGTGVIFIPWICYLFITGDYAMTIQLASLYMAIVVARQIIEPKLLSASIGISPLATLLTMFVGLNLWGLLGLFISPFLLIVWNACYQTRVFRHILLFIKGG, encoded by the coding sequence ATGTATCCGCAATATATCGATCGAATACTTCGATTTTTATTTGTATTCTTTATCTTCATAGCCAGTTTTTTTCTAATAAAATACAGTCTAATTTATCTTTACCCATTTATTATTGCATTTCTTTGTGGATTTATTCTTCAGCCATCCATTCATATTCTTGAGGACTTTTGCAGGTTTCCGAGATTCCTTGCAACCCTTTTTGCACTTGCTATTTTTTTGCTCGTAAGCGTATTTTGTATAGCAATCATCGTTAATGAACTAATGCATGGAACAGCATATCTGGCCAACCATCTGCCTGCATACTTCAAAGATTTTATATCGCTTTGTGAAGCGTATTTTCATTCTACTATTTTACCGTTATATAATAAATTGGCTGCCTTTTTCAATTCGCTGGATCCTTCTCAGCAACAAGCTATTAATAGCAGCTTGGAAAAAATCACAAACCAAATAACAACTTCAGGGTCAACGTTAATCAAAGGTTTCCTGTTAAATGTACCCGAAGTAATAAGCATTCTGCCAAGTTCATTAACGATTTTCACCGTAACACTTATCGCCACGTTTTTAATTGCAAAGGACTGGAACCGGCTTAATCGTTTGGCAGTTCAAACAATCCCTTACCTTAACAAAGCCGTAGTCCATGATTTATCTAAGCACATAAAGTCGTCCCTGACAGGTTTTTTAAGGGCGCAAGTCGTATTAATGTTAATAACCGCAGCCTCGATATACATTGGTTTATCATTGCTAAAAGTGAAATACGCACTCACTGTTGCAATTCTGGCTGCATTGCTGGACTTACTTCCATATATCGGAACGGGCGTCATTTTCATACCGTGGATCTGCTATTTATTTATTACTGGTGATTATGCCATGACCATTCAGCTGGCAAGTTTATATATGGCAATTGTCGTTGCCAGGCAAATTATTGAACCAAAACTTTTGTCCGCAAGCATTGGCATAAGTCCTTTGGCCACACTGCTGACCATGTTCGTTGGCTTAAATTTATGGGGGTTACTAGGCTTATTCATTAGCCCTTTTCTGTTAATCGTATGGAATGCCTGTTATCAAACAAGGGTTTTCAGACACATACTATTATTTATCAAAGGTGGCTGA